Genomic window (Microcaecilia unicolor chromosome 8, aMicUni1.1, whole genome shotgun sequence):
tgaagtggttcagagaaaagcaacaaaaatggtatggggtttgtgtcactagacgtatgaggagagaattgaggacctgaatatgtataccctggaggaaaggagagacaggtgtgctatgatatagacattcaaatatttgaaaggtattaatctacaagcaaaccttttccagagatgggaaggtggtagaactagaagacaagaACTGAGGTTGCAGGTTGGCTGACTCATGATTattgtcaagaagtattttttcacggagagggcggtagatacctggaatggcctcctgtgggagatggtagagatgaaaatgataatgaaATTCAAAGATGCGTGGGATAAATGCAATGAAATCCTTTATataaggcatggaaccaaacaagcttagcattAATTAGATGTCaataccagtaattgggaagcaaagccagtgctgggcagatttctatgatcTGGGCCCTGCTCGTGGGTTGACAGAGTTGCATGGGCTATAGTGggacttcgatgacaacttcagtagttggagaacaaggctagtgccagacagacttctacagtctgtgccctgaaaatggcaaagacatatcaagatcaagtatgcatatgtagtatcacatcacacCTTaaactatgagtttatcttgttgaacaGACTGGACTGACtgtgcaagtctttatctgccatcatctactatgttactattttacatAACAGTAATTCAATAAGTAGGTGCCTCCTTTTAGGCTCTGTGATGCTGCATAGTGAGAGTCTATTCTAttatggcatctgggcacccagatttcatTACCAAATATTGGCATAACCCGGCATTAGTGtgccttacatttaggtgcatgtacttacaccagccataggccTGGTATAACATagcatgcctaaatgtggcaagggTAGTTGTAggttactgtattctgtaagttacacatgtagctgggagccccacccatgtcTTGCCCATGCTCCTTCACAtttacacccccttgcagttgcacactAGAGCATTTACACTTATAGAAAAGTGTTTAGGGCATGTACGCACACAAGTGTTAGCTTTCCCTGCACTTACACTTGCAAAGGGGTGCATATCTATCAGTGGCATATTTATTCCAGGTGCGTGTGTTGCATATacaccccctgtcagacctctccctcccctgtgccttaaaatcatctccctCCAGTTTTCGCTCAGCTAGTGGCAGCGGCACTTGTAGGCTGGCTGCGGCCTGCACCTGGAGTTTCTCTCTGAAccgtcccaccccttctgacgcaacttcctgttttgtgaaggatgGGACaattcagagagaaagtcccggtgcaggctgcaggcagcctatgagtgccactgctgctgcttaggCGAAGACTGGAGTGcagtggaggtgattttaaggtaccaggggatgggagggggaggggggagagaggcacCCCCTGTTAAAAATTCTAGGCTACACAACTGGTATCTATAAGCACCTAGTTATACAATTGTTCTTATTAAGCAGAAGGTGTTATAATGAGGGGCTACTGGAAATAACAATTAAATACAgggcttcccaaatctgtcctgaggACCCCACAGCCAGTGAGTATGCATgactttcattgtatgcaaattatttaatgcatattcattatggatatcttaaCTGGTTCTGGGGTCCCTAATACAGGTTTGGGAAGCTTTGATTTAGAACGACTTTATAAGTTAAGGAAGCTATAATAGGATTCAGGTGAATATAATGGACTGTAGCTGTgcactgggagggatgggacttaCCCGCAGTTATACTCAGTAATGCTGCAAACCATCCCAATCCGAAAGCCCAGCCATACATGAAACCAGATAGAGAATTGATGGTCCCTGTGAAGACAGCCATTCCAAGGAACGTGAAGATCGCTGGAATAAAAAGCCCAGAGGTGGAGGAACATTTCAGTGTATTTTCCAGGTCACTGCCAAAAATAATTTCATATTCTCTCTGTTATAGCCTTACAAAACATATTATAGCAttaggaggtaattctgtaaaggtcacttaAAGTGTGTgtgctaattctataaagacAATTAGCCACTTCATTGcagttatagaattctagtgtaagtctgcatttatgtgCTTAACTTCTGGCGCAAGCACTACACTAGCCCAATGGCAagggtaagtgctcatgcctaaattggcagttacacacataactgacagtattcttaAAGCTTAGTGCATAACTGCTTGGcacacccctgccccacccccactccttTCACAGTTACACAttatagaatttaggtgctagcattataaaataaaaattaattccaATAATCACCGATTATTATTGTGACAATCCACACCTAATTAGGCAATTAAccagggcataatcgaacgttgccggccaaataggtcgccggcgatctattgtggcggcggtgctacagttggccggaaccagtattatcgaaaaagatggccggccattttttttcgataatacggtttagcccggccaaatggcttggatttcgccgggtttgagatggccgggtttgtttttcagcgataatggaaaaaaataccgccgatctccaacccggcgaaatccaagccatttggtcgtgggaggagccagcatttgtagcgcactggtcctcctgacatgctaggacaccaactgggcaccctagacatgtgggtacagtgggttttggagggctgccattaccagtacaagtgttacaggtaggggcgggatgggtctgggtccacctgccttaagtgcactgcggtacccactaaaagtgctccagggacaggacttgttgctgctgtataagcttgccacaccagttgacacctgaagactaatctctttgaaaaagtcctttatttgaataagcacgtttactcacagttaactgcagatcagaggttgtgccccactggcaaagagtctccctggtactgagattagcagtaggtcagagctggcagaatgctgtacaatgccctctttcagccacattcaaggtaataactaagttttctaacgtggctaacacatgaaagggacctaaaactggcttacaaacatggccactacctcatggactaacggaagtaaaacagggcacactctgacccagttagcagggggaaaagcagcatgggagtatagcccagtaccctacactcaccacaatgcattgctgatgtgactctgcagtgcacctaacagaaaaggtgtcacactcacaaccagggaaaggctgtcggaggatagaacacattctgctgtcatggaagtgggtacagcatttgaggctggcatacaggctggcaaaaaaggtttttaattttatttttttagtgtgggagggggttggtgaccacttccttatcaaggccctcccagatgatgtcaacCCCCATTCCcttctgtggtcatctggtcagttgtggcacctttttgaggcatggtcatgaaaataaaaggaccaagtaaacccagcgaaatactgcttatcgccgggttttttttccattatcggcgaaagccggccatctggtagccacgcccatgcccgcccatgtcccgccttcgcttagctggcgacacgcccctttgaactttcaccggcgaggcgacggaaaagcagcgatgctgtcaaaaacacagctttcgattataccaatttcaccgcttttccgagattgccggccatctcccgatttatgttgggaaatggccggcgatcactttcgattataagctggtaagtTACATAAGTAACTGAAAGCATTCTATAACCTGCTATGTGCACAAAATTATACAATGAGGGAGCTAATGTTTCAAAATATTATTTAGTATTTTAATTTGAAGAATGAAACAGACGAAGGAACAGAAAATGATGCATTAAATATAGCACCACAGTGTGTTTTGGCAAAGCAGGACCCTTTGGTACCTCCAGCCTGCCCACTTGCCCTGGCACATGCTCCTCTAGCTCTGAACATCATTCTTCCTTGTCCTCACTACCACCCTCTCAACTAAAGAGGTCTCTCAGCTGTTAATTGTACAAGCTGAACTGCCTACAGGAAGTCACTCAGGGTTGcccaacctcagtccttgagggccgcaatccagtcgggttttcaggatttgccCTATGAATGTACATGcatatctccattgtatgcaaatagatctcatgcatatttgttgtggaaatcctgaaaacccaattgggcaagggctgaggttggaTACCCTGCTCTACATCTTTCTTGTGTTAAAGTTATACCTGGCAGTGAATCAAGTACTGTTGCCACTCTGCACTAGTCAAGCTTGCCACTTCTCTCTGAGTGCATGAAGCAGCTGAGTTGCAGTAGAGATATGCTGGATTTTTCATCTTACAAGAAAACAAAATATCCATCACCGTCCTCCAATCATTCCTCATTCCATGTCCTCTATACCATCAATCAGCCCCCATCTACCATTCCTCAACTCATGCCCTCTGCTGGATAACTGTCCATCATTCCTTATCTCCAAGGACACATCACTGCCTTCCTCTCCCCCACCTCCTCCCAAGGCACTTTTGGTGTCACACAGCTCCCCTGTCCAAACTTTGGATTTAGTCCCTCAATTTCCATTTCCACCAGTGAATCTCCAATTCCAGTCCATTTCCGCTTCCCTACCAATGAGCCTCCAATTCCATTTTATTTCCCCTCCCAATCAGTGAACCTCCAGTTCCATTTTATTTCCCCTCCCCTCACTAATGAACCTCCAATTCCATTTCATTTTCCCTCCTATCACCAGTGAACCTCCAGTTTATATTCTTATAATTCTCCCTGGACTTCAGATCTCACAGTCACCCAGTTGAAGTGGCATCACGGTGATGTTACTAATCCGGTCTTCATGTCCCTAGGCTCTCACCCTACTGTATATACTGAAAATACTGTAACCGTCCTCTTCCCACCTCAGTTTTATTTAGTTTGCGGTTGCAGTAGGACCCACGTTGCCTTTCAGTCCCTTCAAGCTTTATTATTCTATTTTTAGTCCCTTTGTTTTagtttttcaatttatttatttaaaatattaactAGGCAGTTTACAAGAAAAACAAACACAATAATATGACAAAATCACATAAAAAAACATAATCCACATATAAATCCTTCATCTTTATGAAATACAGAAACACTAAATCAAAACCCTAGCTAGGCCTGTGCAAATAAAAATGCCTTAAGCTGTTTCTTAAAAATGTCAAACTTCTGCAGCAGACGAAGTCTGAGCGATAAATTATTGCACCCACTGGGGCCAGCATAAGATAATAATGTCTTAGCTATAACAGAGGAGCGCAGAGCATAACACTCGTGTAGGCTTATAACATTGCAATAACTTCCGAAAATATTCAGGAACTGAATCACGCAAAGTCTTAAAAACCAATGATAACAATTTAAAATGAAGTCTACATGCAACTGGCAACCGATGAAGAGCTTTCATTGCACCCATAACAGATTCAAAATGTCCTAAACCAAAAATCATGCATACCACAGTATGGTGAACCACCTGCAGTGCATTAATTCTGACCCCTGTAATGCCCAGTAAAAggctattacagtaatctaatttttGTGAGCACTAAACTCTGAACTACATCTTGAAAGTCATACCTTGGCAACAATGGTTTTAATTTACTCAAGTCTTTAAGCTGAAAAAAGCATGTTTGTACCAATTTCGAGATTTGCACTTGCATAGACAACTGTGAATCAGTGATAACACCCAAACTTGTAACCTGGTTCTTAACTGGAATCTGCATCCCTTCAAACACAACAGGATTATAAACCATTTCCTTACTTGATCCAGTCACCAAGGTTACCTCTGTTTTCAATAAATTCAAGGATAAACAATTGTCATGCATCCACATCTTAATttttctcaaaaacaaccaatttCTCCCATCCTACAGAAAAATCTTTATCCATAGGGAAAAAAattgtatatcatctgcatataattTATACTCAACCTGCAACTCACACAATAAAGTGGAGCTAAATACAATTTAAATAGCAATGCCAATAAGGCAAATCCTTGAAGAACTCCTATATCCACAGCCAAAACCTGTGAGACAGAATCTTCCCAACTCATCTGCATGTTTTCTTTGACCATAAAGTATTGGATTGATGGTAATGTAAATCCCTCTGGTCTTGTGGTCCCTGTCACTCCTAACTGATGCCACGATGATCCAATTCCCTTCACTGTTCCGAACAGTGCTGAAAAATTAGTACCGGAACAGCACGGGGAATATACTACTTtggatatctctatatataaaaggcatctCCAACTTTCTAATTGACgcctccagccggaaacttgaggtggcatagatatccggtttagcaAGTACACAAATGAAAAGAGAGTACTAAAACAAGCTGAGCGAGATAAttgttttctcaggcacctggagtggttgccctgggtgattaacaaggtcagctggggtcCAGAGCTTCttgcaagtaaagcaattaactctgccctgaactctgccctgggtgattagcaaggtcagctggggtgcaTAGCTCCTTGCAACTAAAACAATTAACTCCTCCCAGACTCTTAGGAGCTTGCTGTCAGGTTctctctgtcaggttctcaggttcagagcccgtggggccgggctctggaacaaccatgagcccttgggctgctgatgaggagcgacagcagcaggcaaaacccaccaaccaacgctgggcaagcacaccggcaccggcagggactgcaggcaccgcccagcgagccggaacacacggactggaatcccccggactggaggacacaggactggaacactggactggaatcccccagactggaggacaccggactggaacacaccggactggagcaccctggactggtccgtacagcttcacctgcacttagccactgccccccaagggttgagctcctagcactaaaagggaagataggggagccacaagggaaaaacagggaagctaaacacgtaagccaaaagtgcttccaaagcaccaaacacaaacagcaaagactgcactgCTCCCagcagcacaaacaccagaagtacttctaacagccaaatctgcagtgttcctaacaacaccaaaccctgaagtatttctatcagcaacagagcttccaaagccctacacacagcaatgcttccaaagcaccaagagggaaaagcagggtaaccacaagggaaaagcaggaaagctaaacacacagtcacaagtgcacactgcactaacactaacctggacctaaagcaagtagcaaaagcaaatgctgcaaaggccctgaagggaagaacaccacttccttatcaaggccctcccagatgatgtcacactccctagagccaggcagacagcacactgaaacccagagaggcccaacacacaccaatgcagcaccatgaagcacttgaagccagtacacccaaagagaggtagagctaactcagtccacacacacagctgtagtaaagtgaaacaattagagtcatgctgctggaagctgccagcatagagagagagagctagctcagaaaggacagacaaaagaaacagaagccagctaagaagctgacccccaggaaaaaggtaagtttgagaggggttctgatcACAATCATAACACTTGCCTTTACTCAGCCAGGCTgcagtcattgccatacactctaaaccaaacaaacctagcagctgctgctccacattgtcgtttttaaattgttgctccatcagaaacaagtctacagctgtttcaactgggagggaaggtggccctggaactgggagggtggggactctgaaactctgagggacggaaggtggggggaccctgaaactcggacggaccctgggactgggaggggggacgactctggaactgggagggagggaggggatgaccatggaactcggagggagggagggggaccctgcaactgggagggaggagggagtgatgggcccctggcacacactctgattctcattccctctctctcacacagtcaatctcacacacactctctcaaacatacacattccgaggaaaaccttgctagcgcccgtttcatttgtcagaaacgggccttttttactagtataatatataTTATGTATGTTTATGTAATTTCTGTATTTTTCTTTAGAGCCTTGATGCAGGCCTGTTGGGCTGAAACACTAATCGTGTTGGGTCTCTTTCAATGTTCGTGAAGATTTTTGAATTAAAGGTCTTTGAACACCATCTGCGAGAGACTCCTCTCCttttttcctctactgttttATACGTGGTATACCCTATCTGTGGAGGTTTTCCTCTGTTGTTGTGATTATCCAATTTATCAAACATCAAATAGTTACTTCGCTTTGTTTTGGGCAAAAACTCCTATCAGTACCAGGTACTTCCATTTGGTCTGACTTCAGCACCACCAGTGTTCACAAAATGTGTGGTCAAAGCAGTGGCCCATCTTCATCATAGCGGACTAGTCATATTTCCATATTTGGACAACTAGTTAATTCTAAGCCAAACATTGCAGGATGCCTTTCATGCATTACAGATTACTGTTCGTCTCCTAAACAGCCTAGGTTTTCTTATAAACATCGGAATGTCACATTTGCAGCCTGTGCAACAACTGAAGTATATAGGAGCTCACAACATCACGCTGGTACCTCTTGCAGAATTACCACTGTCAAGAGCACAGTCCCTCATCTTATTAGTACCGCATATTTAAACCATGCATGTTTCGATGGCCAGAGTCTTTCTCACATTGTAGGGCCCATGATGGCAACACTCCTTGTTCTGCCCCTGGCAAGACTTCACATGAGACAGTTGCTGTGGCACATAAGGGATCGGTGGTCACACTAACTGAAAATCAAAATGCCAATTATTCTTCACCTGAAATGATCACTTCAGTGGTCGACTGTCCAAGAAAACCTTATGGTAGAGGTACATCACCAAATATCTCAGATATGGTTCAAGGTGACCGAGTCAGACCAACGTACCGAACGATGCTTTCCAAATATCCTGGAGTCAAGACCGCCTGTATCCATATCGTCCAATACCTTTCTTAGCATACAATTTATAAAAGACACAATGGGATTCAGTACAGAGGACCTTCATCGCACCCTACTGGCCCAGGCAATCATGGCTTCCGATAGTGCTCAACATACACCACTTTCTTACTGAAAGAGATGACTTTGAACACACAGACTCAAGCCCACCCAATTCTTCAGTCCTTGACTTTAGTAGTCTGGCTTCCTCGTCTTTCTCATTCAAGCATACACTATTTTCTCCAGGTGTTTTGGAGGTTCTTCTTCCGTCTAGGAAAGATTGCAAGAACAGATCATGTGCATGTGTGTGGCATCAATTTTCTGTGTGATGTGCCTCTTTTGCCTATGGTCCTCTAACCTGTGGGTTCTCTGAAGTCCTTGCTTATAAACTGATTTTATCAAATAGTGGATTGTCTTTTCAACTTAGATTTCTAAGGTAGACAGCATTTTTTCTGATTACCATCACATCAGCAAGACATATCGGTGAGATTCAGACACTagttcactatcaggctcatttttgaaagagatggatatccaaaaagtgacataaattggcatttgggcgtccatctctcagaaacatccaaatcagtatattcgaaacccgattttggacgtctttctccaaagtccgtcagaaggacgtccaaatctcaagggggagtatcaGGGGCGTGtttgaggcgggacttgggcattcgcctaggacttggacgtctttgagccataatggaaaaaagcaaagacgtccaggactaaaacttcgatgttttcagcagtggcgttcctagggcggctgacacccggggcggatcgccgatgcgccccccccccaggtggatcgccgatgggccccccccccccggcgaaatgacacctccccccgcgaaacgacacctccccccggcgaaacgacaccctcccccgggtgcatttttaacctgctgggggggtaccgcgcgcctgttggcttcgctctttccatgctccttctgccccggaacaggaagtaacctgttccggggcagagggagcatggaacgagtggagccgacaggagcgtggcaccccccccccccagcagcgtgcacccggggcggactgcacccaccgccccccctaggaacgccactggttttcagctagacctgtttttattacgaataaggcacaaaaaggtgcccaaaatgaccagatgaccactgaagggaatcaggaatgacttcccctgactctcccagtggtcactaaccccatcccaacCCCCCAATTGTGATGaacaacattacttgccagcctctatgccagcctcagatgtcatactcaggtgcattacagcagcatgcaggtccctggagtagtttagtagtaggtgcagtgcacttcagacaggtggacctaggcccatacccccaccacctgttacacttgtggaggaaacggcaagccctccaaaacctttcTCCATGTGGATCTCTGATGCCCAATCTCTTCCCTATACACCCTGCCCTGAGGACATCAGAGCTCCAGACACTCTGTGAAAAGAAGTTTATGAGAGCAAGGACCAGACTAGTACTATCAGTGCCTCTGATATCAACCCCAGAGACTCTATCTGTTGCGACACTGCCGtgacactatctggttagtgcttACCCAATTAGAGGCGATTTTCTGTCTGTTAACTAGAAGAGTGCCTGGCTTAATTTAGGATAGCAAGAAGGTTGTACTAACTTTAGCTGGCCAGTTATCCATGTACTGGTTTGAGTATTGGCCAGTATTCAGATAACTTCTGGCAGCCAACCAGTCCCTGGATATTCTTTGCTGCTGCTCAGATTaattctggcattgaatatccagctgtAATTTGGctgccaactgaatattgactggcatCTCGCAAAATACTCCTAAAGAAAGTTATTTATTTAGcagatttatatcccacatttgaCAACAAGAAACCCAAAAGACAAATGCAAAAATCCACACCACCCCAATATAAATAAGAACACGAGAAGAGCAGGATCAGTACATAGGAGAGAGTCAGAAGTTGCTCCCTGATCTTCTCCCATTCATGCTCCTTTCCAGTATGGGGAAGACTGGATTATATCACAAAAGATTTGCAGAATAACCACATCTTTCCTTCAAACCTAAACTGAAAATGGTTAACGTGTCTTATGCCCGGGGCAGATGACTGAAAGAGGAGTGCCTGGGGGTTTCAAGCCCTGCAAAATGACAAAGTTGTGTCAATTAAACTTGCCCCTGCTTATCCCAACAATCATTAATCAGATTACACTTGGACAAATGGCAGAATTCTAAAGTATTTCCATCTTTTGCCAAGAGTTGAACACAGGCCACGTCACTGATCTGCCTAGCACTTACTACACCTATGCCCACCTTGTGATAGTGCCATGAGCCTTTCACACTCATTAAGCACTAGTGTCTAGAAGATAACCTAATGTTTATGAAAGTGGTTGTCAAAAGtacctgcagaaatgcacaggttGGCTGCATGCTTCATTTTACCAACCGATggaaaagcagtgttaaaccacaGTGCCATAGCCAGAAGGACAAGAGCCACTACCCAGAGGATGAAGGCAATGAGGATGAAGGCTCGAACTGCATAATAACCTTAGAGAGAACAAGAGATAAAGGAGGTGAAACAGACTGGCAGGCATTAGCAGAGGATTGTGTTCCACTAGCAGAGGATAGCTTAGTCCATCTTACCCCCTCCAATCTCAATTGTTGATGAACAAACTTGAGATCTGCAAACAACCCAGAGGCCGAAATAAACTCCATGTCCGTATGCCCAATTAGGAGAAGCCAGGATCACCAGCACAAATAAAGTGCTCAGCACTGTGAGGATAAACCCAGGCAAACGCCAGACAGACATCTTCTAATGCTGGAAGTCGGACTGATAGCCAAACTATCACCTGTGAGGAATAAAACAAGATGAAAGCAATGGCTAGAGAAATTCCAGATTCTGCAAGTCAAGTTGGGGGCTATTTAAAAAGGATGTCTTCAACTTTTACTGGCCATGTAAGAGGTCATGCTGATGTTGAATAAGAAGAATGCTTTATCCGTGACCAAGTAACTCCCTGTTTCTGATCCTGCTTCATACTGAGAAGGGTGTGTGATGAAAGAGAAGCTCCCTGCCTCTGAACTACACAGATACACTGCAGTGGTCTCTGATTCTGGGAATAGTGTGTCAGTGAGAGACAAGCTCCCTGCCTCTGAAGTGCACAGACACACTGCACTGTGCTCTGATACTGGGAATTCTGTGCAAGTGAGAAAGGTACCCTGTGTATACAGACATATTGCACTGAGTTCTGATATTGGGAATAGTGTGTCAATTTGGGgagcttgagcccaaagtgggaggcACATTTTGTCCCGTCACTCTGCTGCTCTCGGGCCCCcactgcaaccccacatacctggccTACGggagtccccaagccccgccagcagaagccttcctctagCGCTGTTTGCTGCCACACTGCCtgctctgcttcccccccccccccccccccgtggtgtgcataactaaaaccgagcatgcgtgcGGGGGGTGGGGAAGCAGAGCAGACAGCGTGGTGGTGAACAGCGCTGGCAGAAGGCTTCTGCTTGTGGAgcttggggaccccaccagccaaaccagcagaccttgggggcCCAGGCAGTCAaggcccctccccccatggctacaccattGATATGTCAGTGAGAGAGAAGCTCCCTGCTTCTTTGATACAGTTGTTTTCGTGTGttctgtatatacacacacacttgtCCGGCAAGGATAAAGTAACTGAACATTTCTCCATGAAAGAAAATTGCACACTGAAGCCTGGTTTTGCATAAGTCATCTAAGAAGAGAAAGGGATGTACAGGTTGGGACAGTTAAAACTTGCAATGTAGTTTTTTGCAAAGGTTCGCTGAATgtggagtcttttgtaaaatatgttcaAGGTTGCAGTCAAAACACGTATTTTTGGTGGTATACAGAATGAGAATGGCcgcttactatatatatatatttatatatactgtGTATGTAAAGAGCGACATTGCTCAGAGATCTGTACTTGTAAGTGGTGGAGTTTACAAAACAGGATATTGCAGGGGAGCGAGCTAAGGAGTAGAGGTCCAAAATTTTAACTGCTGTGTGAAGTAAGCATAATTGCCACCTCAATCATTCTCCAAAGCACAGGTCTTAATATGCAGTTTGCTGACAGCCCCCTGCCTGGACACAGCTCTAAATGCTAATGGGAAATCTTTTTAATATGCATGTGCATTTATGTTGCCCAAAACATGTTCCCCTTCAAACAGGTTCATGCTGCGAGTATTCATGTATATGTAGCAGCTTATTAAAAATCACTATTTATATGTGTAAACCAGGCTTTTACACAAGTACAA
Coding sequences:
- the LOC115476502 gene encoding lens fiber membrane intrinsic protein-like, whose product is MSVWRLPGFILTVLSTLFVLVILASPNWAYGHGVYFGLWVVCRSQVCSSTIEIGGGYYAVRAFILIAFILWVVALVLLAMALWFNTAFPSVGKMKHAANLCISAAIFTFLGMAVFTGTINSLSGFMYGWAFGLGWFAALLSITAAVVVMLAFKAEPQ